From Natranaeroarchaeum aerophilus, one genomic window encodes:
- a CDS encoding ABC transporter permease subunit yields MFEFLRYDGRKRIKGSVYLSAGMAVLAAVVIWVYPSFSDSFDEDELLEAYPPQLIQLFDIETMASIEGFLAFELYVFGWVILLGLYLAYSAAGIIADDIDRGRMDTLLAMPVTRRRLLTEKFASLAVPILLVNVLVPPVVLASVELIGESMSIADLAAIHLLSIPYLFACAGIGLLCSVAFDRTGIAQRVALGGTFALFLLESLLNGTDYEAAGAVAPMRYFDPNEILLESSYDLAGAATLILMTLVLVGLSAVWFTRKDV; encoded by the coding sequence ATGTTCGAGTTCTTGCGCTACGACGGACGGAAGCGAATCAAAGGGAGTGTCTATCTCTCTGCCGGGATGGCGGTACTGGCTGCGGTCGTAATCTGGGTATATCCCTCCTTTAGCGACTCCTTCGACGAGGACGAACTGCTGGAGGCGTACCCACCCCAGCTCATTCAGCTGTTCGACATCGAGACGATGGCCTCGATCGAGGGGTTTCTGGCCTTCGAGCTGTACGTTTTCGGCTGGGTCATCCTGCTTGGCCTGTATCTGGCATACAGTGCAGCCGGAATCATCGCCGACGATATCGATCGTGGGCGGATGGACACGCTACTGGCCATGCCAGTGACCAGACGACGGCTCCTCACCGAGAAGTTCGCGTCGCTTGCCGTACCGATCCTCCTGGTCAACGTGCTCGTTCCGCCTGTCGTCCTCGCAAGCGTCGAGTTGATCGGCGAGTCGATGTCGATTGCCGACCTGGCAGCGATCCACTTGCTCTCGATTCCGTATCTCTTCGCCTGTGCCGGGATCGGGCTCCTCTGTTCGGTCGCGTTCGATCGAACCGGCATCGCCCAGCGGGTCGCGCTCGGTGGAACCTTCGCGCTGTTCCTGCTCGAATCGTTACTCAATGGCACTGACTACGAGGCCGCCGGGGCAGTCGCACCAATGCGGTACTTCGATCCGAACGAAATCCTGCTGGAGAGTTCCTACGACCTCGCTGGAGCTGCAACATTGATCCTGATGACGCTCGTCCTCGTCGGGCTCAGCGCAGTCTGGTTCACCAGAAAAGACGTCTAG
- a CDS encoding ABC transporter ATP-binding protein: MAAIKLDGLTKDYGDVLANDDLSFEVETGEIFGYLGPNGAGKTTTIRALLGFISPTSGSARVLGYDVTDEPALIEAKRRIGYLSDEPGFDEDATGTKILDLHAAVKGDERRDELLDLFEPPLDRPVRDYSRGNVQKLGIVTTFMHDPDLVVLDEPTSGLDPLLQQRFAEFLRAEQRNGVTVFFSSHVLSEVRRLCDRVGIIRDGQLAAVEPIDSLLERTGKSVTVNTNEPIPTDALDVDGIHDPEFGEFDGDQSDTFTECTFTFTGDINALMTRLGRYDLLDLSIEEAPLEDVFLKFYGES; this comes from the coding sequence ATGGCGGCTATCAAACTCGATGGGTTGACGAAGGACTACGGCGACGTCCTCGCCAACGACGATCTCTCCTTCGAGGTCGAGACTGGCGAGATCTTCGGCTATCTCGGGCCGAACGGGGCCGGGAAAACGACGACCATCCGGGCCCTGCTAGGCTTTATTTCTCCGACAAGTGGCTCCGCACGGGTGCTCGGCTACGACGTCACCGATGAACCCGCACTCATTGAGGCCAAACGCCGGATCGGCTACCTCTCGGACGAACCGGGGTTCGACGAGGATGCGACGGGGACGAAGATCCTTGATCTGCACGCCGCAGTGAAAGGCGACGAGCGCCGTGACGAACTTCTCGACCTGTTCGAGCCCCCGCTCGACCGACCAGTGCGGGACTATTCTCGTGGAAACGTCCAGAAACTCGGCATCGTGACGACGTTCATGCACGACCCCGATCTCGTCGTACTTGACGAGCCAACCAGCGGTCTCGATCCGCTCCTCCAGCAACGCTTTGCGGAGTTCCTCCGCGCCGAGCAACGCAACGGAGTAACGGTGTTCTTTTCTTCTCACGTGCTGAGCGAGGTGCGTCGGCTCTGTGACCGGGTCGGAATCATCCGCGATGGGCAGCTGGCGGCGGTCGAACCGATCGACAGCCTCCTTGAGCGGACGGGCAAATCGGTGACCGTCAACACGAATGAGCCGATTCCGACCGACGCACTCGACGTCGACGGGATCCACGATCCGGAGTTCGGCGAGTTCGACGGAGACCAATCCGACACGTTCACCGAGTGCACCTTCACGTTTACCGGGGACATCAATGCGCTGATGACTCGCCTTGGCAGGTACGATCTGCTCGATCTGTCTATCGAAGAGGCCCCGCTCGAAGACGTCTTCCTGAAATTCTACGGTGAGAGCTGA
- a CDS encoding glycoside hydrolase family 68 protein gives MTDETSGKSTPRWTREQAATIERSDASVGPIVYPPEEETDDDVHIWDTWLLRNRDGSIAEIDGYRVIFSLSAPKELLPGKRHDVATIRYFYSADGKNWTCGGTAFDDEAFGSRQWAGSALYDDGTVYLYYTAAGYRGEEELSYHQRIAVGAGGTIETNEGGLSIEGPWSHEIILEPDGEYYEREAQSRGMIYTFRDPWFFEDPATGETCLLFEANTPVPEGENTYDCDPVHEEFNGSVGLAVSGTGDPTDWDLREPLLEGVCTNQELERPHLIVRDGSYYLFISSHEHTFAPGLEGYDALYGFVADSLRGEYEPLNGSGLVATNPASAPFQTYSWLAYPHREEILVSSFFNYYDLRGLSLDDVAGLPPKEQQRRFGGTLAPTLRIELAGTETRIIGALEHGHLPLPGEDLPKLLSEYRLPGEDRGEY, from the coding sequence ATGACTGACGAGACGAGCGGCAAATCGACGCCGCGGTGGACCCGGGAGCAGGCGGCGACGATCGAACGGTCGGACGCCTCGGTCGGCCCCATCGTCTACCCGCCCGAGGAGGAGACAGACGACGATGTCCATATCTGGGATACGTGGCTCCTGCGGAACCGCGACGGATCGATCGCGGAGATAGACGGCTACCGCGTCATCTTCTCGCTGAGCGCGCCCAAAGAGCTACTGCCGGGCAAGCGTCACGACGTCGCGACGATCCGCTATTTCTATTCGGCCGACGGGAAGAACTGGACCTGCGGTGGGACCGCCTTCGACGATGAGGCCTTTGGCTCCCGACAGTGGGCTGGCTCGGCGCTGTACGACGACGGTACCGTCTATCTCTACTACACCGCCGCGGGCTACCGCGGCGAGGAGGAATTGAGTTACCACCAGCGTATTGCGGTCGGCGCTGGGGGTACGATCGAGACTAACGAAGGTGGCCTGTCGATCGAGGGGCCGTGGTCACACGAGATCATCCTCGAACCGGACGGCGAGTACTACGAGCGCGAAGCACAGTCCCGCGGGATGATCTACACCTTTCGAGATCCGTGGTTCTTCGAGGATCCCGCAACCGGCGAAACCTGTCTGCTCTTCGAGGCCAACACACCCGTCCCGGAGGGCGAAAACACCTATGACTGCGACCCGGTTCACGAGGAGTTCAACGGCAGCGTCGGCCTCGCCGTCTCGGGGACCGGAGATCCGACGGACTGGGACCTGCGTGAACCGCTACTCGAAGGCGTCTGTACGAACCAGGAACTCGAACGACCGCACCTGATCGTCCGCGACGGCTCGTACTACCTCTTCATCTCCAGTCACGAGCACACATTCGCACCAGGGCTCGAAGGGTACGACGCGCTGTATGGCTTCGTTGCTGACTCTCTGCGCGGCGAGTACGAGCCACTGAACGGGAGCGGACTGGTCGCAACCAACCCCGCGAGCGCGCCGTTCCAGACCTACTCCTGGCTCGCCTATCCCCACCGCGAGGAAATTCTGGTCAGTAGCTTCTTCAATTACTACGATCTCCGGGGACTCTCCCTCGACGATGTCGCCGGGCTTCCCCCCAAAGAACAGCAACGGCGCTTCGGCGGAACGCTCGCGCCCACCCTCCGGATCGAACTCGCGGGAACCGAGACGCGGATCATCGGTGCGCTCGAACACGGGCATCTCCCGCTCCCCGGGGAGGACCTCCCCAAACTCCTCTCCGAGTACCGCCTGCCCGGCGAGGACCGCGGCGAGTACTGA
- a CDS encoding C2H2-type zinc finger protein, with the protein MAYTCSSCDSEFSSAAGVTQHVALHHNTCAECDTTFDETDALREHIHENH; encoded by the coding sequence ATGGCATACACCTGTTCAAGCTGCGATTCGGAGTTCAGTTCGGCAGCCGGCGTCACCCAGCACGTCGCGCTGCATCACAACACCTGTGCTGAATGTGATACCACGTTCGACGAGACGGACGCACTCCGCGAACACATCCACGAGAACCACTAA
- a CDS encoding archaeosine biosynthesis radical SAM protein RaSEA: MSKPSPEVYEQGKGMDAHNKVMREIRSEKDATYDPHEPTRVWIDEDNTPDGVYQSLTIILNTGGCRWARAGGCTMCGYVAESVEGGSVSHEALMDQIDVCLDHEENEAEERSGLIKIYTSGSFLDEREVPAETRRAIAETFADRDRIVVESLPDFVEQGKIEDFTGQGLETDVAVGLETGTDRVRRDCVNKYFEFEDFIAASQEADAAGAGIKAYLLMKPPFLSESEAIEDMIRSIEKCAEYAHTVSMNPCNVQRYTMVDELHFRGGYRPPWLWSVAHVLEETADADAIVVSDPVGHGSDRGPHNCGDCDDRVQRAIKDFDLRQDPSVFGQVTCECERTWEAVVERETTFNGPLTR, translated from the coding sequence ATGAGCAAGCCGAGTCCCGAAGTCTACGAGCAGGGGAAGGGAATGGACGCCCACAACAAGGTGATGCGGGAGATCCGTTCGGAGAAAGACGCTACCTACGACCCACACGAGCCGACGCGCGTCTGGATCGACGAGGACAACACGCCCGACGGCGTCTACCAGAGCCTGACGATCATCCTGAACACCGGCGGCTGTCGCTGGGCGCGGGCGGGCGGCTGTACCATGTGTGGCTACGTCGCCGAAAGCGTCGAGGGCGGGAGCGTGAGCCACGAGGCGCTGATGGATCAGATCGACGTCTGTCTCGATCACGAGGAAAACGAGGCCGAGGAGCGATCCGGCCTGATCAAAATCTACACCAGCGGCTCCTTCCTCGACGAGCGCGAAGTCCCCGCGGAGACCCGTCGGGCCATCGCCGAGACGTTCGCCGACCGCGATCGGATCGTCGTCGAGAGCCTGCCGGACTTCGTCGAACAGGGAAAGATCGAGGACTTCACCGGGCAGGGACTGGAGACCGACGTTGCAGTGGGACTCGAAACCGGGACCGACCGCGTCCGTCGTGACTGCGTGAACAAGTACTTCGAGTTCGAGGACTTCATCGCGGCAAGCCAAGAAGCCGACGCCGCGGGCGCAGGGATCAAGGCCTACCTGCTGATGAAGCCGCCGTTCCTCTCGGAGTCCGAAGCGATCGAGGATATGATCCGCTCGATCGAGAAGTGTGCGGAGTACGCCCACACCGTCTCGATGAACCCCTGTAACGTCCAGCGATATACGATGGTCGACGAGCTTCACTTCCGTGGTGGCTACCGCCCGCCATGGCTCTGGAGCGTCGCGCATGTGCTCGAAGAGACAGCAGACGCCGACGCCATCGTCGTCTCCGATCCGGTCGGTCACGGGAGCGACCGCGGGCCACACAACTGTGGGGACTGTGACGACCGCGTCCAGCGCGCCATCAAGGATTTTGACCTGCGCCAGGACCCGAGCGTCTTCGGGCAAGTGACCTGCGAGTGCGAGCGCACGTGGGAGGCTGTTGTCGAACGGGAAACGACCTTCAACGGTCCACTCACGCGATAG
- a CDS encoding PAS domain S-box protein: MIDELTVSVVGASSPLRDRVVRTLEDARRITIAAEEPETDTSDGLSHAECIVYVSTEAGEPWQEPRGNDSSLPSVLCGPEDETTLAGAINAGVDAYVRPEEIESQLVERIRTVVTTDSTRQSAERQELEQRDLIIETVADGVYSLDTEGCYTMVNDAVASMTGYSREELLGEHVSTIMTDEDVERGRTLIKQMLDEEGPSVTTYEIELVTRSGERIPCEVIMSLLPGEKPFNGTVGSVRDIREQKQLERELRERKRNVESVHRVATQLENTRAIETIDDIALDAVIDVLDIDVCCLKTTRDGEPRWHVTDPRIDIEEFPTCCLDEQIHQRTVRGDKTFVVNDLHERRDEIRQTNIRSLLSVPVGENGLFQAGILDTDAFGYDDAEIAELLFAHVANAIERIEAEAQLVDERDRFAALFENVPDPVASIRYEGDQPIVLDTNPAFERTFGYDADQLRGESIDRFVVPPDGTDRADELNERGRRGELIETEVERQTSSGRREFLLTVVPVELGEASPLTYAVYTDITDRKRQQQRVEVLNRVLRHDLRNGMNIVKGCAEMLESHTGDGYGYADTIKRRADELISLAEKTRAVEQTLEHDERDLGSVDVVEGVESMVTRIHSEHEDVEFTVSTPDSAHARSDNMLRTAIYHVLDNAVVHNDNEVPVVDVTVSVDDDAQQVTVTVEDDGPGIPREERELLEEDREITQLRHASGLGLWLVNWVVTQSGGTLSFETEGIDGTRVRLTVPKAMTEHEVEPK; the protein is encoded by the coding sequence ATGATAGATGAACTCACCGTGTCGGTCGTCGGAGCCTCCTCGCCACTGCGCGATCGGGTCGTTCGGACGCTCGAAGACGCCCGTCGCATCACCATTGCGGCCGAAGAGCCGGAGACGGATACATCGGACGGTCTGTCGCACGCCGAGTGTATCGTATACGTTTCGACCGAAGCTGGTGAGCCGTGGCAGGAGCCGCGCGGCAACGATAGCTCACTCCCGAGCGTGCTCTGTGGACCCGAGGACGAAACCACCCTCGCAGGCGCAATCAACGCCGGTGTCGACGCCTACGTTCGTCCCGAGGAGATCGAATCTCAACTCGTCGAGCGTATCCGTACCGTCGTAACTACCGACTCGACACGGCAGTCGGCTGAACGCCAGGAACTCGAACAGCGGGACCTGATTATCGAAACCGTCGCGGATGGCGTCTATTCGCTGGACACCGAGGGCTGTTACACGATGGTCAACGACGCAGTTGCCTCGATGACGGGCTACTCTCGCGAGGAACTCCTCGGCGAGCACGTCTCGACGATCATGACCGACGAGGACGTCGAACGGGGACGAACGCTCATCAAGCAGATGCTTGACGAGGAAGGGCCGAGCGTAACGACCTACGAAATCGAACTGGTTACGCGAAGCGGCGAGCGCATTCCCTGCGAAGTGATCATGTCCCTGCTACCGGGCGAGAAACCCTTTAACGGGACCGTGGGATCGGTCAGAGACATCAGGGAGCAAAAACAACTGGAGCGGGAACTACGAGAGCGAAAGCGCAACGTGGAGAGCGTCCACAGGGTTGCGACGCAACTGGAGAACACGCGGGCGATCGAAACGATCGACGATATCGCGCTCGACGCGGTGATCGATGTTCTGGATATCGACGTGTGCTGTCTCAAGACCACCCGCGACGGCGAGCCACGCTGGCACGTTACCGATCCACGGATCGATATCGAGGAGTTTCCGACCTGCTGTCTCGACGAACAGATTCACCAGCGAACAGTACGTGGAGACAAGACGTTTGTCGTCAACGATCTCCACGAGCGAAGGGATGAGATTCGACAGACGAATATCCGGTCCCTGCTCAGCGTGCCCGTCGGCGAGAACGGCCTCTTTCAGGCTGGCATTCTGGACACCGATGCGTTCGGGTACGACGACGCCGAGATCGCGGAACTGCTGTTCGCTCACGTCGCGAACGCGATCGAACGAATCGAAGCGGAAGCCCAACTCGTCGACGAGCGCGACCGTTTTGCCGCCCTATTCGAGAACGTCCCCGATCCCGTCGCGAGCATCAGATACGAGGGCGACCAGCCGATCGTCCTCGATACGAACCCCGCCTTCGAGCGGACGTTCGGCTACGACGCAGACCAGCTCCGGGGCGAATCGATCGATCGGTTCGTTGTGCCACCGGATGGCACTGACCGGGCGGACGAACTCAACGAGCGCGGGCGACGTGGAGAACTGATCGAAACGGAAGTAGAGCGCCAGACATCGAGCGGGCGACGCGAGTTCCTGCTCACCGTTGTGCCGGTCGAGCTCGGTGAAGCCAGTCCGCTCACCTACGCCGTCTACACCGATATCACCGACCGGAAACGCCAGCAACAACGGGTCGAGGTGCTGAATCGGGTACTCAGACACGACCTGCGAAACGGGATGAACATCGTCAAAGGCTGTGCCGAGATGCTCGAATCACACACGGGAGACGGGTACGGCTACGCGGATACGATCAAACGACGTGCCGACGAGTTAATCTCGCTCGCGGAGAAGACCCGTGCCGTCGAGCAGACGCTCGAACACGACGAACGAGACCTCGGATCGGTCGATGTCGTCGAGGGCGTCGAGTCGATGGTGACCCGGATCCACAGCGAGCATGAGGACGTGGAGTTTACCGTGTCGACGCCCGATAGCGCGCACGCACGATCGGACAACATGCTCAGGACGGCGATCTATCACGTCCTCGATAACGCTGTGGTCCACAACGATAACGAGGTCCCAGTGGTCGATGTCACAGTCAGCGTCGATGACGACGCCCAGCAAGTGACGGTGACAGTCGAAGATGATGGGCCGGGGATTCCACGGGAAGAGCGAGAACTACTCGAAGAGGATCGCGAGATCACACAGTTACGCCACGCCAGTGGACTGGGGCTGTGGCTGGTAAACTGGGTTGTCACACAGTCGGGCGGGACGCTCTCGTTCGAGACCGAGGGGATCGACGGGACTCGCGTTCGCCTGACGGTGCCGAAGGCGATGACCGAACACGAAGTCGAACCGAAGTAA
- a CDS encoding ABC transporter substrate-binding protein: MPHGTNRLGRRTFLKSGVAAGTLVTVAGCLGEDPDQDEFTITLSQFPDTIDPLDHITGDYFDVYDHIYEPLFDFEPGEGIFPRVVDEWEATEDGVTELQIIDDVVFHNGDELTAEDIAWTINRTVDPDLGVPSPIGTFGLGSITGAEAVDDTTLEVMHSASAGLAEFEYGNYARAIPRDWAIDNHDAENEAISGSDAEDFNGTGPYEVVDFTSGEEIVLERFDDYWGDEPPFERVVFNADGESSGRAAALETQETDLTINILPEDVDTVDAADGVEIRDVTSFRTVFCPMKNTVEPFDSQEFRQAMNYAVDNEGIVNTVLSGFGEARGQPVSPGINGFNDEIEPYAQDVGLAESLVEDSGYGGAEIELQAPQGRYLNDAQIAEQVADQIDQLDNVDCSVNIGDFEVVSDANQAGVDPDEFEIPFYMIGWGVITGDTDYGVQGFFTIPDNPNRTFEDEELSDAILESQQIDDPDERRAQLEEVNALAHEKAPFVYLHTQESIYGIREEIQWDPREDETVYLWEMEQ, encoded by the coding sequence ATGCCACACGGTACCAACAGGCTCGGCCGGCGGACGTTTCTCAAGTCGGGAGTAGCAGCCGGGACACTCGTAACCGTTGCGGGCTGTCTCGGAGAGGACCCGGACCAGGACGAGTTCACCATCACACTCTCACAGTTCCCTGATACGATCGATCCGCTGGATCATATCACGGGCGACTACTTCGACGTGTACGACCACATCTACGAACCGCTCTTTGACTTCGAGCCGGGAGAGGGGATCTTCCCCCGCGTCGTCGATGAGTGGGAAGCAACGGAAGACGGCGTCACCGAGCTCCAGATCATCGACGACGTGGTGTTTCACAACGGCGACGAACTGACTGCCGAAGACATCGCCTGGACGATCAACCGGACGGTCGATCCTGATCTGGGTGTTCCGAGTCCGATTGGCACTTTCGGGCTCGGCTCGATTACGGGTGCGGAGGCCGTCGACGATACGACACTCGAAGTGATGCACTCCGCGTCAGCAGGCCTCGCGGAGTTCGAGTACGGAAACTACGCCCGGGCGATTCCGAGAGACTGGGCGATCGATAATCACGACGCGGAAAACGAGGCGATTAGTGGCTCCGATGCCGAGGACTTCAATGGAACTGGTCCGTACGAGGTCGTCGATTTCACGTCGGGCGAAGAGATCGTTCTGGAACGGTTCGACGACTACTGGGGCGACGAACCGCCGTTCGAGCGCGTGGTCTTCAATGCCGACGGGGAATCCAGTGGACGTGCCGCCGCGCTCGAAACGCAGGAAACCGATCTCACGATCAACATCCTGCCCGAGGACGTCGACACGGTCGACGCCGCCGATGGCGTCGAGATCCGGGACGTCACGAGTTTCCGGACGGTCTTCTGCCCGATGAAGAACACCGTCGAGCCGTTCGATAGTCAGGAGTTCCGGCAGGCGATGAACTACGCGGTCGACAACGAGGGGATCGTCAATACGGTCCTGAGCGGCTTCGGTGAGGCCAGAGGACAGCCTGTCTCGCCGGGGATCAACGGATTCAACGACGAGATCGAGCCGTACGCTCAGGACGTGGGACTGGCCGAGAGTCTGGTCGAGGACAGCGGGTACGGCGGCGCTGAGATCGAGCTCCAGGCACCACAGGGTCGCTACCTCAACGACGCCCAGATCGCCGAACAGGTCGCCGATCAGATCGACCAGCTCGACAATGTCGACTGTAGCGTGAACATCGGTGACTTCGAGGTCGTCTCCGACGCCAACCAGGCGGGCGTCGATCCCGACGAGTTCGAGATCCCGTTCTACATGATCGGCTGGGGCGTCATCACGGGCGACACTGACTACGGAGTACAGGGATTCTTTACGATCCCGGACAACCCCAACCGGACCTTCGAAGACGAGGAACTCAGCGACGCGATTCTGGAGAGCCAGCAGATCGACGACCCGGACGAGCGTCGCGCCCAGCTAGAGGAAGTCAACGCGCTCGCCCACGAGAAAGCGCCGTTCGTGTATCTCCACACACAGGAGAGCATCTACGGCATCCGAGAGGAGATCCAGTGGGATCCCCGCGAGGACGAGACGGTCTACCTCTGGGAGATGGAGCAGTAA
- a CDS encoding ABC transporter permease, whose protein sequence is MTSAKFLVRRLLQGIVVIWGVVTIMFGLRAVSPGDPANLMLAEGASESLIQQVRQEEGLDQPIYVQYFDYVQGLLVGDFGYSWRSNREVELMVIERIPATLELAIAATIVAVVIAIPLGVISATRRNEPADYGATLFSLLGISTPNFWLGLMLILVLGVWAGIFPTGRRPVGLAEATMTFVQYGYAGDLVTWVRYITLPAITLGTYFTALITRLTRSGMVDELGKPYVTASRAKGLPNVLVRYKHVLRNTMIPIITVLGLQLGTLMGGAVITETVFNWPGLGLRLIDALRIRDWPLMQGIVVFIAIAFVSINIFVDAIYASLDPRVGDE, encoded by the coding sequence ATGACGAGCGCCAAGTTCCTCGTACGACGCCTACTGCAGGGTATCGTCGTCATCTGGGGGGTGGTGACGATCATGTTCGGACTGCGGGCAGTCTCGCCCGGCGACCCGGCGAACCTGATGCTCGCAGAGGGGGCCAGCGAGTCGCTCATCCAGCAGGTCCGACAGGAGGAGGGGCTTGACCAGCCGATCTACGTCCAGTACTTCGATTACGTGCAGGGACTGCTCGTCGGCGACTTCGGCTACTCGTGGCGCTCGAACAGGGAAGTCGAACTCATGGTCATCGAGCGGATTCCAGCGACACTCGAACTGGCAATCGCCGCAACGATCGTTGCGGTCGTCATCGCCATCCCGCTCGGCGTGATCTCGGCGACGCGCCGCAACGAGCCGGCGGACTACGGTGCGACGCTGTTTTCCCTGCTTGGCATCTCGACGCCGAACTTCTGGCTCGGACTCATGTTGATCCTCGTGCTCGGCGTGTGGGCCGGGATCTTCCCGACGGGACGACGACCGGTCGGGCTTGCGGAAGCGACGATGACGTTCGTCCAGTACGGCTACGCTGGTGATCTGGTGACCTGGGTTAGATACATCACGTTACCTGCGATCACGCTTGGCACCTACTTCACGGCGCTGATCACCCGACTCACGCGGAGCGGGATGGTCGACGAACTGGGCAAACCCTACGTCACGGCCAGTCGCGCGAAAGGACTCCCCAACGTGCTGGTCCGGTACAAACACGTCCTGCGGAACACCATGATCCCAATTATCACCGTTCTGGGTCTCCAGCTGGGGACGCTGATGGGTGGGGCAGTCATCACCGAGACCGTCTTCAACTGGCCGGGGCTGGGACTGCGCCTCATCGACGCCTTGCGCATCCGCGACTGGCCACTCATGCAGGGGATCGTCGTGTTCATCGCGATCGCCTTTGTCTCGATCAACATCTTCGTCGACGCGATATACGCGTCGCTGGATCCACGGGTTGGTGACGAATGA
- a CDS encoding ABC transporter permease: MISDRVRSNLRSTFSESLLPKIGLLLLVSIVLMAVFAPMLATHDPTRTGHYSDQGAPYPPPGFDYTTQISQDGEIQEIEVEPTSEHYLGTNTAGQDVYSRFVYGARVSLLVGFTATVLALCIGVPVGLVAGYYGGRVDDVLMRVADTMLAFPALILALALIGIFGESPIWVADPIVVAGLAPGMPESIPIPGTVTLVAALVIWVWFARVARGEAMSIRSEGYVQAARSFGASNRRILIDHVLPNSLTPIIVLATIQVAVIILLEASLAYLGFSGTTLSWGYEIERGQDVLRTRPWVAMFPGIGIVLAVISVNLLGDWFRDALDPNIEGEGH; this comes from the coding sequence ATGATCTCTGATCGTGTCCGATCGAATCTCAGATCGACGTTTTCGGAGAGTCTGCTACCAAAGATCGGACTCCTGTTGCTGGTTTCGATCGTCCTCATGGCGGTATTTGCACCGATGCTCGCGACCCACGACCCGACGCGGACCGGCCACTACAGCGATCAGGGCGCGCCGTACCCGCCGCCAGGGTTCGACTACACTACGCAGATCTCACAGGATGGCGAGATCCAGGAGATCGAGGTTGAACCGACGAGTGAGCACTATCTGGGGACGAACACTGCCGGTCAGGACGTCTACTCTCGGTTCGTCTATGGGGCGCGTGTCTCCCTGCTGGTTGGTTTTACAGCCACGGTGCTTGCGCTCTGTATTGGCGTCCCAGTCGGGCTCGTAGCAGGCTATTACGGCGGCCGCGTCGACGACGTCCTGATGCGGGTTGCGGATACGATGCTCGCGTTTCCGGCACTGATACTTGCACTTGCACTGATCGGGATCTTCGGCGAATCCCCGATATGGGTGGCCGACCCGATCGTAGTGGCCGGACTCGCACCGGGGATGCCCGAATCGATACCCATACCCGGAACGGTAACGCTCGTTGCCGCGCTCGTCATCTGGGTCTGGTTCGCTCGCGTAGCGCGCGGCGAAGCGATGTCGATCCGTTCGGAGGGCTACGTGCAAGCCGCACGGAGCTTCGGCGCGAGCAACCGGCGGATACTGATCGATCACGTCCTGCCGAACAGCCTCACGCCGATCATCGTCCTCGCGACGATTCAGGTCGCAGTGATCATCCTGCTGGAGGCTTCGCTCGCGTATCTCGGCTTCTCGGGCACGACGCTTTCGTGGGGGTACGAGATCGAACGCGGGCAGGACGTTCTCCGAACTCGTCCGTGGGTTGCAATGTTCCCCGGAATCGGGATCGTGCTGGCGGTCATTAGCGTCAACCTGCTCGGCGACTGGTTCCGCGACGCGCTGGACCCGAACATCGAAGGTGAAGGACATTGA